A part of Sinorhizobium chiapasense genomic DNA contains:
- a CDS encoding enoyl ACP reductase FabMG family protein gives MENPIALNRLAENNVFRKGDVFVLFGELFGRGYATGLLDEARRAGMEIVGITVGRRDENNALRPLNAEELSAAEGRLGGRIVNIPLMAGFDLDAPPGGPTPTDLLATMTLESWQHDRLDWDYIEQCRDIATARFTNSLSQVMAVLDGMIADGRNVFFAHTMAGGIPKAKVFLVVANRIYKGVGPRHMSSQALLDSDMGKLILQNFDEVSAITFRHLIEFSAAIRERVEASGGQVRYTAYGYHGTAVLIDGSYRWQTYTNYTQGYAKMRLECIAQEAWAAGVKATVYNCPEIRTNSSDVFTGIELPLIPLLLALKKENGGQWAEDQWQACQQLLADGFTMKDVFQKITDMQANKVMRPFYDFSAWPMANSQAQSDLTIGTSNEITQMHRDSKAMISDLLSALVVEATGQLIFGESSDPSGPIQWLNHDIVARRLNASHLQRKSPAPLIAQGAKDSQLELA, from the coding sequence ATGGAAAACCCGATCGCATTGAATCGCCTTGCCGAAAACAACGTCTTTCGTAAAGGTGATGTTTTCGTCCTCTTCGGCGAACTATTCGGTCGCGGATACGCGACTGGCTTGCTCGACGAAGCCCGGCGGGCTGGAATGGAGATCGTGGGAATCACGGTGGGGCGGCGCGACGAGAACAACGCACTGCGGCCTCTGAACGCCGAGGAACTCTCTGCCGCCGAAGGCCGATTGGGCGGCAGGATTGTCAACATACCTCTCATGGCTGGCTTCGATCTCGACGCTCCGCCAGGCGGCCCCACTCCGACTGATCTCCTTGCGACGATGACGCTGGAGAGCTGGCAGCATGACAGGCTCGACTGGGACTACATTGAACAGTGCCGGGACATCGCCACCGCGCGGTTCACGAATTCACTTTCACAGGTCATGGCCGTTCTCGACGGAATGATCGCCGACGGCCGCAATGTTTTTTTCGCCCATACAATGGCCGGAGGCATCCCGAAAGCGAAGGTATTCCTGGTCGTTGCCAATCGAATCTACAAGGGTGTTGGTCCCCGCCACATGTCGTCACAAGCCCTGCTCGACAGCGATATGGGCAAGCTCATCCTGCAGAATTTCGACGAAGTTTCCGCAATCACCTTTCGACATCTTATCGAGTTCAGCGCGGCGATCCGTGAGCGCGTAGAGGCATCGGGTGGTCAGGTGCGGTATACGGCCTACGGTTACCATGGAACGGCAGTCCTGATTGACGGGAGCTATCGTTGGCAGACCTACACCAACTACACCCAAGGTTACGCCAAGATGCGGCTCGAATGCATCGCGCAAGAAGCCTGGGCAGCAGGTGTCAAGGCAACCGTCTATAACTGTCCCGAAATCCGAACCAATTCGTCCGACGTGTTCACGGGTATCGAACTTCCCCTGATACCGCTGCTACTCGCCTTGAAGAAAGAGAACGGTGGCCAATGGGCAGAGGACCAATGGCAGGCATGCCAGCAGCTTCTGGCAGACGGCTTCACGATGAAGGATGTGTTCCAAAAAATTACCGATATGCAGGCCAACAAGGTCATGCGTCCGTTTTACGACTTCTCGGCGTGGCCCATGGCAAACAGCCAAGCACAGTCCGATCTGACCATCGGCACGTCCAACGAGATCACGCAGATGCATCGGGACAGCAAGGCGATGATCAGCGACCTCCTGAGTGCTCTCGTGGTGGAGGCGACCGGGCAGCTAATTTTTGGCGAGTCCTCAGATCCCTCCGGCCCCATCCAGTGGCTCAACCACGATATCGTGGCGCGCCGACTTAACGCTTCCCACCTGCAAAGGAAGTCTCCCGCGCCGTTGATCGCGCAAGGGGCGAAAGACTCTCAGCTTGAGTTGGCCTGA
- a CDS encoding cold-shock protein has translation MANGTVKFFNNDKGFGFITPENGGSDVFVHISAVQGGALSDGQRVSYDLGQDRKTGKSKAENVRVL, from the coding sequence ATGGCGAACGGCACAGTCAAATTCTTCAACAACGACAAGGGGTTCGGCTTCATCACGCCCGAGAATGGTGGAAGCGACGTGTTCGTCCATATTTCCGCAGTGCAGGGTGGCGCTCTGAGCGACGGCCAGCGCGTCAGCTACGACTTGGGTCAGGATCGCAAGACCGGCAAATCCAAGGCAGAAAACGTCCGCGTGCTTTAA
- a CDS encoding Ppx/GppA phosphatase family protein — translation MRDPDHGAKPSESGASAAGRGEGHKHVPRGGKGKRKRRRPSGSPSAVASQSGQAGEAGRPAGLDVAEPARKRKRRRRSKAAARPQGQVAAAVPGGGVELFDAAITDKKGHKRSKKARHRRGLQGRPLASNGKPHAGERPGDPRGAEAGAASQPAQTPRAENLRAPFVVAGEPPVPLYAALDLGTNNCRLLVAQPTRPGQFRVVDAFSRIVRLGEGLGASGRLSDDAMERSVEALKICAAKLNARSIRRRRLIATEAARSAANGETFLRRVAEETGLELEIIDRETEARLAVSGCSSLVDRETRSVVLFDIGGGSSEIAIIRIGDNRSSRLANHITHWTSLPVGVVTLSERHGGEHVTPHSFEAMVREVEGMLACFDSPPVESLANGGNGFHLIGTSGTVTTLAGVHLDLPRYDRRKVDGLWLSDDEVSAMQSRLLSWDFAARAANPCIGPDRADLVLAGCAILEAIRRRWPSTRMRVADRGLREGLLTDMMADDGAWRRARPRRHQRNFNGGPANPEGNKAHEGNRTREGNKAHEGNKA, via the coding sequence GTGAGAGACCCCGATCACGGCGCAAAGCCGTCTGAATCCGGGGCGTCGGCAGCAGGCCGCGGCGAGGGGCACAAGCATGTGCCGCGCGGTGGAAAAGGCAAGCGGAAACGGCGCAGGCCGTCCGGTTCGCCGTCTGCAGTTGCCAGCCAATCCGGCCAGGCCGGAGAAGCAGGGCGTCCCGCAGGACTGGATGTGGCGGAGCCGGCGCGCAAGCGCAAACGGCGCCGGCGCTCGAAAGCAGCAGCAAGACCGCAGGGCCAGGTCGCTGCCGCCGTTCCCGGCGGAGGCGTTGAGCTTTTCGATGCGGCGATCACCGACAAGAAGGGCCACAAGCGCAGCAAGAAGGCGCGGCATCGGCGCGGGCTTCAGGGCCGGCCGCTGGCGTCGAACGGCAAGCCGCATGCCGGCGAGCGACCGGGCGATCCACGCGGCGCCGAGGCCGGTGCTGCTTCGCAGCCGGCACAGACACCCCGGGCGGAAAATCTGCGCGCACCCTTTGTTGTGGCAGGCGAACCGCCGGTACCGCTTTACGCGGCGCTTGACCTCGGCACCAACAATTGCCGCCTCCTGGTCGCACAGCCGACCCGTCCGGGTCAGTTTCGCGTGGTCGATGCCTTCTCCCGCATCGTTCGGCTCGGCGAGGGCCTAGGCGCGAGCGGCCGCTTGTCGGACGATGCCATGGAGCGGTCCGTCGAGGCGCTCAAGATTTGCGCCGCGAAGCTCAATGCCCGTTCGATCCGCCGTCGCCGGCTGATCGCCACGGAGGCGGCGCGGTCGGCCGCCAACGGCGAAACCTTTTTGAGGCGGGTGGCGGAGGAAACCGGGCTCGAGTTGGAGATCATCGATCGCGAGACCGAGGCGCGGCTGGCTGTTTCCGGCTGCTCGTCGCTGGTGGATCGCGAGACGAGATCCGTCGTCCTCTTCGATATCGGCGGCGGCTCGTCCGAGATCGCCATCATCCGCATCGGTGACAACCGGTCGAGCCGGCTTGCCAACCACATCACCCATTGGACGTCGCTTCCCGTCGGGGTCGTCACGCTTTCGGAACGCCATGGCGGCGAGCATGTGACGCCGCATAGCTTCGAGGCGATGGTGCGCGAGGTCGAGGGCATGCTTGCCTGCTTCGATAGTCCCCCGGTCGAGTCTCTTGCGAATGGCGGCAACGGTTTTCATCTGATCGGAACATCGGGAACGGTGACGACGCTTGCCGGTGTCCACCTCGACCTGCCGCGTTACGACCGGCGCAAGGTCGACGGGCTGTGGCTGTCCGACGACGAAGTTTCGGCGATGCAGTCCCGCCTGCTTTCCTGGGATTTCGCAGCTCGCGCCGCAAATCCCTGCATCGGGCCGGATCGTGCCGATCTGGTGCTTGCCGGTTGCGCGATCCTCGAGGCGATCCGCCGCCGCTGGCCGTCGACGCGCATGCGCGTGGCCGACCGTGGTCTGCGGGAAGGCCTGTTGACCGATATGATGGCTGACGACGGTGCCTGGCGCCGCGCGCGCCCGCGCCGGCACCAGCGCAACTTCAATGGCGGACCGGCGAACCCCGAAGGAAACAAAGCCCACGAAGGGAACAGGACCCGCGAGGGGAACAAGGCCCACGAGGGGAACAAGGCATGA
- a CDS encoding DUF6538 domain-containing protein, giving the protein MAVRHEVENLIRRGNIFYWRPRIPAAFVHCRPGSRLSLSLHCSDHRKAQIIGRRLNTRLAELKMNSKDAMTTKQQLQILFEHERDKELERLDDVSTMAKRNGRGGDVVEMELDLEAGWAYQLLAKFGTRSDLSLEVDCPGLTYLLKNGVPASHVDAIRANYQGELTTARDARANGGIAATASRL; this is encoded by the coding sequence ATGGCCGTGCGCCACGAGGTCGAGAATCTTATCCGTCGCGGAAACATCTTCTACTGGCGGCCGCGCATTCCCGCCGCCTTCGTCCATTGTCGTCCCGGCAGTCGGCTTTCACTCAGCCTTCATTGTTCCGACCATAGAAAGGCTCAGATCATCGGCCGGAGGCTCAATACCCGGCTGGCCGAACTGAAGATGAATTCGAAGGACGCCATGACCACCAAGCAGCAGCTCCAGATCCTGTTCGAGCATGAGCGGGACAAGGAACTCGAGAGGCTCGATGACGTCAGCACCATGGCCAAGCGCAACGGGCGGGGTGGAGACGTCGTCGAGATGGAACTCGATCTCGAGGCGGGCTGGGCCTATCAGCTCCTCGCGAAATTCGGGACCCGCTCCGATCTCAGCCTCGAAGTCGACTGCCCTGGGCTGACCTACCTGCTCAAGAACGGCGTGCCCGCCTCACATGTCGATGCCATCCGGGCGAACTATCAGGGCGAGCTGACCACGGCACGTGACGCGAGAGCAAACGGAGGCATTGCGGCCACCGCCTCGCGCCTATAG
- a CDS encoding DHA2 family efflux MFS transporter permease subunit translates to MNRIVPLILAIALFMEQMDSTVISTSLPAIAHDIGVGPITLKLALTSYMVALAIFIPLSGWMADRFGAKRIFRAAILVFIVGSVLCAVSNSLIAFVLSRFLQGMGGAMMTPVARLVLVRGAPRSELVSAMALLTIPALVGPLAGPPLGGFITTYFSWHWIFLINVPVGIAGYVLSGIYLPEMERRNPPPVDILGFLLGGIAASGIVFGLSVISLPALPTSIGFASVSAGIAATFLYIVHARRHPAPVLDLKLFRNGAFRAASIGGTIFRISVGAIPFLMPLMLQIGFGLNPFESGLITFVGAIGAITTKFLARRVLALAGFRTTLIVAAVVGGLLTFANGFFTPATPYLVMISILLLAGFARSFFFTSINALSFADIEDADASKATSMSAVLQQISLALGVAVAGAILEIQTAISGGPLGLEDFHTAFMIIAGANLLAAIPFLTMAKNAGASVSGHRLQMREAETTAGK, encoded by the coding sequence ATGAATCGTATCGTCCCGTTGATCCTTGCCATAGCTCTCTTCATGGAGCAGATGGATTCCACGGTTATTTCGACTTCACTGCCGGCGATCGCCCACGACATCGGCGTCGGCCCGATCACGCTGAAACTGGCGCTGACGTCCTACATGGTGGCGCTCGCGATCTTCATACCGTTGAGCGGCTGGATGGCCGACCGCTTTGGCGCCAAGCGCATTTTTCGTGCGGCGATTCTCGTCTTCATCGTCGGCTCGGTGCTCTGCGCCGTCTCGAACAGCCTCATCGCCTTCGTCCTATCACGCTTCCTGCAGGGTATGGGCGGCGCAATGATGACGCCCGTCGCTCGCCTCGTTCTCGTCCGAGGCGCGCCGCGCAGCGAGCTCGTCTCGGCCATGGCGTTGCTGACTATCCCGGCGCTCGTCGGACCGCTCGCCGGCCCACCGCTCGGCGGTTTCATCACCACCTATTTTTCCTGGCACTGGATCTTCCTGATCAACGTGCCGGTCGGCATTGCCGGCTACGTGCTTTCCGGCATCTACCTGCCCGAGATGGAGCGGCGAAACCCGCCGCCGGTCGACATTCTCGGCTTCCTGCTTGGCGGCATCGCCGCCTCGGGCATCGTCTTCGGCCTGTCGGTCATCAGCCTGCCGGCGCTGCCGACGTCGATCGGCTTCGCATCCGTTTCCGCCGGCATCGCCGCCACATTCCTGTACATCGTCCATGCCCGCCGGCATCCGGCGCCGGTGCTGGATCTGAAACTGTTCAGGAACGGCGCCTTCCGGGCGGCTTCGATCGGCGGCACCATCTTCCGCATTTCGGTCGGCGCGATCCCCTTCCTGATGCCGCTGATGCTGCAGATCGGCTTCGGCCTCAATCCGTTCGAGTCCGGCCTCATCACCTTCGTCGGCGCGATTGGCGCCATTACCACCAAATTCCTCGCGCGCCGCGTGCTCGCCCTTGCCGGCTTCCGCACCACGCTGATCGTGGCGGCCGTCGTCGGCGGGTTGTTGACCTTCGCCAACGGCTTCTTCACGCCGGCGACCCCCTACCTGGTGATGATCTCCATCCTGCTGCTTGCGGGCTTCGCCCGGTCGTTCTTCTTCACCAGCATCAACGCGCTTTCCTTCGCGGATATTGAGGATGCGGATGCCAGCAAGGCGACCTCGATGAGCGCCGTGCTGCAGCAGATCAGCCTCGCGTTGGGGGTTGCCGTCGCCGGCGCGATCCTTGAAATCCAAACGGCGATCAGCGGCGGCCCGCTGGGTCTGGAAGACTTCCATACCGCCTTCATGATCATCGCCGGCGCCAATCTGCTGGCAGCGATCCCGTTCCTGACGATGGCGAAGAATGCCGGCGCTTCCGTTTCCGGTCACCGCCTGCAGATGCGCGAAGCCGAAACGACGGCCGGCAAATAA
- a CDS encoding RlmE family RNA methyltransferase encodes MTKSPIGGNRSGRKLGQKVKKGKLKASSRRWLERHINDPYVQRAQLEGYRARAAFKLLEIDEKHKILAGARRIIDLGAAPGSWSQIAAKVTNSTDADPRVAAIDFLEMDPIPGVRFLQMDFLDPEAPDRLKEAIGGTPDLVISDMAAPTTGHRQTDHLRTMHLCEVAAHFAVDVLAEGGHFLAKTFQGGTERELLNMLKQNFRQVIHVKPASSRAESVEMFLLAKGFKGRRATEPGEPAEDAATE; translated from the coding sequence ATGACGAAATCGCCGATCGGCGGCAACCGCAGCGGCCGTAAGCTCGGCCAGAAGGTGAAGAAGGGCAAGCTCAAGGCTTCCTCGCGCCGCTGGCTGGAACGCCATATCAACGATCCCTACGTCCAGCGGGCACAGCTCGAAGGCTATCGCGCCCGGGCGGCCTTCAAGCTTCTCGAAATCGACGAGAAGCACAAGATCCTTGCCGGTGCCAGGCGCATCATCGACCTTGGTGCCGCACCCGGAAGCTGGTCGCAGATTGCCGCCAAGGTGACGAATTCGACCGACGCCGACCCGCGCGTGGCGGCGATCGACTTTCTTGAAATGGACCCGATCCCCGGCGTCCGCTTCCTGCAGATGGATTTTCTCGACCCTGAGGCGCCGGACAGGCTGAAGGAAGCGATCGGTGGAACCCCCGACCTCGTGATCTCCGACATGGCGGCGCCGACGACCGGCCATCGCCAGACCGACCATCTGCGGACGATGCACCTTTGCGAGGTCGCGGCGCATTTTGCCGTCGATGTGCTCGCCGAAGGCGGCCACTTCCTGGCAAAGACGTTCCAGGGCGGCACGGAGCGTGAACTCCTGAACATGCTGAAGCAGAATTTCCGTCAGGTCATCCATGTCAAGCCGGCCTCGTCTCGCGCCGAGTCGGTCGAGATGTTCCTGCTCGCCAAGGGCTTCAAGGGACGGCGGGCGACCGAGCCAGGGGAGCCGGCGGAAGACGCCGCAACGGAGTAG
- a CDS encoding spermine/spermidine synthase domain-containing protein, protein MLPWIHLNRAAIPGDVGELRLKQRGSEFSIMLGSTELMNSRLSGSEEALAALSCERIARRKNPSMLVGGLGMGFTLRAALNELPQDAHVVVAELVPAVVEWARGPLADLHDGTLDDPRVDIHLGDVGVLIRSKTAAYDAILLDVDNGPDGLTRASNDNLYSHDGLRAAKTALRPNGVLAVWSSAPDRAFTRRLREVGFATDEVSVRANRKNGGARHVLWMATRR, encoded by the coding sequence ATGCTTCCCTGGATTCACCTTAATCGCGCGGCCATTCCCGGTGATGTCGGCGAGCTGCGCCTGAAGCAGCGCGGTAGCGAATTTTCGATCATGCTCGGCTCGACGGAGCTCATGAACAGTAGGCTAAGCGGTTCGGAAGAGGCACTGGCAGCGCTTAGCTGCGAGCGGATTGCGCGCCGGAAAAACCCCAGCATGCTCGTTGGTGGCCTCGGCATGGGGTTTACATTGCGGGCCGCTCTGAACGAGCTTCCTCAAGACGCCCATGTCGTTGTCGCCGAACTCGTTCCCGCTGTCGTCGAATGGGCGCGCGGACCTTTGGCAGATCTCCACGACGGCACACTCGACGATCCACGGGTCGATATCCATCTCGGTGACGTCGGCGTGCTCATCCGGTCGAAGACGGCCGCATATGATGCGATTCTGCTTGATGTCGACAACGGCCCCGATGGGCTGACGCGCGCCTCCAACGACAATTTATATAGCCACGACGGTCTTCGGGCCGCCAAGACTGCCCTCCGCCCGAACGGTGTGCTTGCCGTTTGGTCATCCGCGCCGGATCGCGCTTTCACGCGCCGATTGCGTGAGGTTGGCTTCGCCACCGACGAAGTGAGCGTGCGCGCCAACCGCAAGAACGGTGGTGCCCGCCATGTATTGTGGATGGCGACCAGACGCTAG
- a CDS encoding VOC family protein codes for MLLYVTLGTNDLDRAGAFYDKTLATLGLERRKQDEVEIGYGAESDVRCRLWVVTPFKRKAATIGNGSMVALEAESRTAVDAFYAAALANGGTDEGAPGLRPFHPNFYAAYVRDPDGNKLSAVCERPE; via the coding sequence ATGCTGCTTTACGTGACGCTCGGCACGAACGATCTCGACCGCGCAGGCGCCTTTTACGACAAGACGCTCGCGACGCTTGGTCTTGAGCGCCGGAAGCAGGACGAAGTCGAGATCGGCTATGGCGCCGAAAGCGATGTCCGCTGCCGCCTCTGGGTGGTGACGCCGTTCAAGCGCAAGGCGGCAACGATCGGCAACGGTTCCATGGTTGCGCTCGAAGCGGAAAGCCGCACTGCCGTCGATGCCTTCTACGCCGCCGCACTCGCCAATGGCGGCACCGACGAGGGCGCTCCGGGCTTAAGGCCGTTCCATCCGAATTTCTATGCGGCTTATGTCCGCGATCCGGACGGCAACAAGCTGTCGGCCGTCTGCGAGCGGCCGGAATAG
- a CDS encoding fatty acid desaturase codes for MNAIAPNGADREKTWLKILSAYRKPHLGRSTFELAVTLVPFALLWAGAWASMHFGFWLGMILVIPAAGFLLRLFMLQHDCGHGSFFGRRRLDDWTGRAIGVLTLTPYDYWRRAHAEHHASAGNLNERGVGDITTLTVAEYERSTRWQRLGYRLYRHPLVMFGIGPAWLFIFKQRLPFGMMRSGALPWISTMATNAAIAALAALLVWIAGPVPFLVIHLPIVLIAGAAGVWLFYVQHQFEDTHWSRPPEWTFQYAAMHGASHYDLPRPLRWLTGNIGIHHIHHLSSRVPFYRLPEVLRDYPELGDLGRITIKESLNCVKLILWDEASQQLISLREAEARRVAN; via the coding sequence ATGAACGCAATCGCCCCCAACGGCGCCGATCGTGAAAAAACCTGGCTTAAGATCCTATCCGCCTATCGCAAGCCCCATCTTGGCCGAAGCACGTTCGAACTGGCCGTGACCCTCGTTCCGTTTGCTCTCCTGTGGGCCGGCGCATGGGCCTCGATGCACTTCGGTTTTTGGCTGGGCATGATCCTCGTCATTCCTGCGGCGGGATTTCTCTTGCGCCTCTTCATGCTGCAACATGACTGCGGCCATGGCTCCTTCTTCGGCCGGCGCCGCTTGGATGACTGGACGGGCCGGGCAATCGGCGTGCTGACATTGACACCATACGACTACTGGCGTCGCGCCCATGCGGAACACCACGCCTCGGCCGGCAATCTCAACGAGCGGGGTGTCGGTGACATCACGACGCTCACCGTCGCGGAATATGAGAGGTCGACGCGCTGGCAACGGCTCGGCTACCGCCTCTATCGGCACCCACTCGTCATGTTCGGCATCGGCCCCGCCTGGCTCTTCATTTTCAAGCAAAGGCTGCCGTTCGGCATGATGAGGTCGGGAGCGCTGCCATGGATCTCAACGATGGCAACGAATGCCGCCATCGCCGCGCTCGCCGCCCTGCTTGTCTGGATAGCCGGCCCTGTTCCGTTCCTCGTGATCCATCTGCCGATCGTGCTCATTGCCGGAGCGGCAGGTGTCTGGCTGTTCTACGTCCAGCACCAGTTCGAAGACACCCATTGGTCGAGGCCCCCGGAGTGGACTTTCCAGTACGCGGCCATGCATGGCGCCTCGCACTACGACTTGCCCCGCCCTTTGCGTTGGCTAACCGGCAATATCGGGATTCATCACATCCACCACCTCTCGAGCCGTGTTCCTTTCTACAGGCTTCCAGAGGTTCTGCGTGATTATCCTGAACTGGGAGACTTGGGACGCATCACGATCAAGGAGAGTCTCAACTGCGTGAAGCTCATTCTGTGGGACGAAGCATCACAACAGTTGATTTCGCTGCGGGAAGCAGAAGCGCGCCGCGTCGCCAACTGA